Proteins from a single region of Pungitius pungitius chromosome 4, fPunPun2.1, whole genome shotgun sequence:
- the LOC119194830 gene encoding guanylyl cyclase-activating protein 2-like produces the protein MGQTQQTENSDQIDVKVIQGMYRKFVKECPSGVLFLHEFKRFFGVAPTGEASEYAENMFRAFDRNGDNTIDFLEFVAALNLVFRGDLEHKLRWSFKVYDKDGNGFVDRDELKSIIYTLYRIKKVTKTDIGETKLTVDEVTDRILSAVDSDGDGHISMEEFIQGAQQDPWVLNMLKLDMNPAGWVLEQQRRAHV, from the exons ATGGGGCAAACACAACAGACAGAAAACAGTGACCAGATTGATGTCAAAGTGATTCAGGGTATGTATAGAAAGTTTGTTAAGGAGTGCCCGAGTGGAGTACTTTTTCTGCACGAGTTCAAGCGCTTTTTTGGCGTGGCCCCGACAGGAGAGGCGTCGGAATACGCCGAGAACATGTTTCGAGCTTTCGACAGAAACGGG GACAATACGATTGATTTCCTAGAGTTCGTGGCAGCACTGAACCTTGTTTTCCGGGGGGACCTGGAGCATAAACTGCGCTGGTCATTCAAGGTGTACGACAAAGATGGCAATGGCTTTGTGGACAGGGACGAACTAAAGTCAATCATTTAT ACCCTCTATCGGATAAAGAAAGTCACAAAGACCGACATTGGAGAAACGAAACTCACAGTAGACGAGGTTACCGATCGAATATTAAGCGCCGTCGATAGCGATGGGGATG GACATATAAGCATGGAGGAGTTTATTCAAGGTGCACAGCAGGACCCCTGGGTGCTCAACATGTTGAAGTTGGATATGAACCCTGCTGGATGGGTGCTGGAACAGCAGAGGAGGGCCCACGTCTGA